AATATAAAGTGCACAGATCTCAGTAAACTCAATCAGACATGCTGTTTGTGtaagtcacattaaaaagatTGGTTGTAGAATCACGGTTATTTGAGTTGGCACAGAGGAATGTCTGACAAGGTAACTACATTCAAAGACAACAGCAGTAAAAGCCACAATAAACTCTGAAGTGCAAGTATGCATCCCTGAACTCAGAGGGAAGTCACACCCCATCACGGTCACAAAGAGATATATTGACTTAGCAACAGACAGTGGGCTCAGGGGTGATGTTAACCGTGTCTCAGCTAGCATCCTAAGAGTGCATTCCACATCATTGCGGTCTGCTGCCTGGCGACAGGTTCATCACTGTAATCCAAGATGTTTCCATTCCACATGCCAATGCCCCTCAGACCTTTAGACCTCACATAGTCCGCCTTGGGACAAACACTCTGCGGGTCATCGTACCAAACCTGATGAATCTGTCCTTTCTCGTCCTGTGGGGGGAAAAAGGTGCAGATGCTAGTGATAAAGCGAAGGCATTCAGCACAAACGTTTTATTGCTGCTTCAAGGGAgcaatttgttttgtttgggaaGTGACGCTGTGGTAATACGGGTGGACTCCGGCACTTAAGATAAACAGCTCTTGCCTGAAACTGCCTGGCTTATTGAGTCGTCAGTGCATACAACAGTCAAGCTTGAACTTGGTGGTAAAGACAAATAAACCATGAAATCAGTGCCCACTTAGCTAACCCATAAAACATCTAATCGAAACAGTTGTACATTTTTaggtaaatgaataaaaaataatgacaacGTACCTTATAATTGAAGTAAGGAGCCTGCTGCTCGTTGTCCCAGAGCCTGCCAGACAACGAGGTGTTGACCTGCGTCATGATCCACTTGTACGTCTTCTGTCTTCCAGCTGCATCGCTGCAGGGGGCGCCACGGAAAGGAACTTTGGCGATATAACATATTCCCTAAAAGACATTAAGGGATATCTGTGTTTACAGCACACTGCCACAATAACACAAGTGTAAAAAAATAATAGCAGTAGCAGTCTGTGCCTTCAACAACATTTGAAGGGTGTTAATTTGCACAATACACTGTATTTCATACAAAAAGGCAATTTACATATTTGCACTAAACCAAAAGTTCATGATAtattagtttattttttcttagtgtcaacaaatcccataaaagCACCAACACAATGCCTCAGTCGGTCTCCCAATACTTTCTGACTTTCCTGCTCAGGATGTAGCTCTGTCATTTGTTTCTACTGAACGAATTCGCAGGacaaaaaattaattaattaacaaaaaaaataaatggttGTAATATGATAGTTAATGCTTCGCGCCTCTTTTGCTCTCTACatggactgtttacctgcatgcaatcAAAGtccactcaaatgtgaatgtagTCTAAGTATTTTGGATGGAACAGAAACCAGAAAGCTTGCAATATCAAAATCTTGTCCCTTGACTTTACTGATCCATTTCTGATAACTTTAGGACAACAATGGATGTTTATGGTCAGGTTTTGGCTACACGGGTAGTACATGTTCATGGGATCAAatcattgtttgttttagtcttttcatgggatttgttgacaataacaacaagacaaagagttGACGGCCATGCAagaggctctgtgaggctgcacaacAGTGCTTTGAGCGAAGACTTGACCTCAGCATGCTAACCACATCCATGACGCTAACATTTTCACAGGGACGTTAATAAGAcgctgatgggaatgtttttggttttgcatgtattttgtCATAAGTCAGTCAAAATTTTTGTCCAGaagatggcgctagatgaaagCTTAATGGATCAGCATACGTCCTCATACTGAGGTGTTCATGAATGTGTTTCATGGTTCAtggttaaaaatacaaaataatctgTTCATTACAAACACTCAACAACCAATGTTTTAACCGTGTAGCTTTTAAATGAACAATATCTTACCTGGGAAAGGTTGAGGCACGGGTAGTCATAGCCGTACCACGGCAATCCCATCACTAGCTTCTTCGGATCGATCTTCAGATTCAAATATTGTTCATAGGCTTAAAAGAGAGATAACAAGCATTACATTAGGTGGCGATGAGTAGTTCTGCATTAAcaaggtgttttattttcattcattactAACAACTGGACAACAAACCATTCAGTGTTTGAGCAAGTGGAGCATTTGCCTTTGCAATACAGTCCCCCATGATCTGGCTCTGTTCATCATAGGACATCACAAACAGCAGGTCACAGGATTCAGCAATCGTAACATAATCATAGCAGCGCTTGTCGATACATTTTGGTGACCAGGCAACGTCAAATGAGACCTAGAGATTAGGATGAGACAAGTATCACTGGGATGGATCTTTGAAATAGGACAGGCAGGTTCGGGAAGGCTAACAGcgctttctttcattttcctgccTGGTTGATTCATACCTAGGGTGATGGAGGGGTTTGAGGCTTTCTCActaggaaaaagaaaatgaaattgaGCCAACACAATCGTGTCAAAACACTGTATTCACCTGTGAACCTGGAATCTCTCTGTGGAAGGCCTCCGTGGTCTCTTTGACCAGGTTTGTCAAAGCATGGTACTCTGGCGAGCCCTCCTCCACTGCTTGTTCAATGTCGATGTTGATCCCATCCATAAACTGACTCTTGGCCAAGTTGACTTTCTCTGTTATCCACGCTGTCCTGTTTTCTTGGTCCACAATGTAGGAGAGGGGAACGTCCCCTTTTCCCACCAAcaaggaaataaagaaatggaCACAATTACAAGGGAAATGGGTGGATGAACTGTTGACAGCTGGAGCATGAAGTAGTACCAAAGTTGAAAAAATATGTCAGGAGCTGGCTTTCTATCTTCATAACAATCTCTGTGAAATGAACAGTGGGAGCATTTATAACAACCGTACGTACATGCAGGTGCTTTGTAAAACTACTTAACAATGGACAAACTCAAGCACATCAATTCatactgcagtgaaaagagaaaTTTACTCTACCTTTGAGTACAACTCGTGCTCCTTTGGAGTGAGCGTAACACATGAGTTCAGCATCGTATTTTCCAAACGTTGCCACCGTCGTCACCATGCTCCAGTTGTAGGACTTCCATGTCTTTCCACCCacgtcaaacacaaacacctgagagacacacagacagaaaagaattTCTTATAACAACaatgtgaaatgatgaaaatttAGCAAACAGTCCATGCTTAGATTTTATATTTGATAGCTGGTTGCGTCACCAGTCAATTGATTGATTAAGGAGTATCTAAATTGATGGGCATATTTACTGAAGACCTAGATCAATCTGGATGCTACAAACTGACAAAGAAGAACGGCT
The Chaetodon auriga isolate fChaAug3 chromosome 3, fChaAug3.hap1, whole genome shotgun sequence DNA segment above includes these coding regions:
- the ctbs gene encoding di-N-acetylchitobiase produces the protein MSWFLLLLSSTVLVCGATVCPCERPELCQQIREEADFEVFVFDVGGKTWKSYNWSMVTTVATFGKYDAELMCYAHSKGARVVLKGDVPLSYIVDQENRTAWITEKVNLAKSQFMDGINIDIEQAVEEGSPEYHALTNLVKETTEAFHREIPGSQVSFDVAWSPKCIDKRCYDYVTIAESCDLLFVMSYDEQSQIMGDCIAKANAPLAQTLNAYEQYLNLKIDPKKLVMGLPWYGYDYPCLNLSQGICYIAKVPFRGAPCSDAAGRQKTYKWIMTQVNTSLSGRLWDNEQQAPYFNYKDEKGQIHQVWYDDPQSVCPKADYVRSKGLRGIGMWNGNILDYSDEPVARQQTAMMWNALLGC